The Montipora foliosa isolate CH-2021 chromosome 6, ASM3666993v2, whole genome shotgun sequence genome includes the window tttcagtacaacCTACAAGTCTGATGGCAGTGACCTCATCATTCGTCACTATTGTATAGATTTCCAaagaacatcaacatcacttttgaataattcgctggtagcataaatgatgaaaacaatgaatacttactatggctagacttaatggagttaccatagatcaaggacagaattatgcaataaagtaataaactggaacttgattattgactcattttagcatatattATCAAGCATGCCTTCCTGATCAGTTGATGTATctaagaataatgttttggttccgttaaatgaaagttcttgaaatttttaaggtagtgactatcttgagagtgtttgcacatgagataaatgcagtgaaccaggtTGGCCTTAGACACACACAAAATAGCGGctggtattaaatttctgtcgacgtaTCTGTTGAGATAAGATGTTCTTTCAAAGGACTGAGAACATTTCATAACTCTAAACgatcaatgaaagaaagtgaatgaagtgacatacttccttccagcgctgcattcaagttggataaATCGAAGCCTGCGAGCTCGAGGCATATATTTTGCAACCACGTTAGATAGTACTCCCTTCCCAACAAAGGAATTTGGCCTTTGCTCgggtcttttcgcactttgagcattCGTTCTTCACTTaaatggagaaataaagctaaaaagtataaaagctgaCTCGAAGCAACTTCAGAGAGGCGTTGCTTTCCCGAGCAGACTAAAAGGGCTGATTACAAAAAGagtaacgaaagaaaaattcccgccgactaaaatgccccttgcagaatctttccctGTCACGTAAACTataaatgaccaccttcaactggCAGAAGCTATAGAGAACGATCGAAGAAGCACAGGTTAAAGTCACCGCTTcgaaagccatctttgtttatatCACAGCGCGTGGTTGGAAAACTGGATACTActattttcaacagccaatcagacaaaagtctcctttgttgtaTTTCATAGCTTTTCTCACAGAGAAATTCATTGGTTTTTCACGGGTTTTTCACAGGTTCTCATCCAACAGTGTAAGTAGGATACCGAAGAAGGACCTGCTACCGAAGCCTAATAAAACCGATTATTAtgtggaggagagtgttttactgggaactaaaccactcgtagattccatcaaagattccatacgccacttcattgGGGACCTGAGTGGCATATTTTCCATATGTCACCTTtgcgagtgtcgtatcgttcaatgacgtcacgattcccgccttttgcttttgttgaattggcttctcgcgtcgcgtttgttgtttagaacaaaaagcatggcgagcaggtttgcgtccatcagcgacgaagaagttaaagagtttacagaaaaacttgaaaacgagaacacgaagaagaaaacacaaagaatattttctgtttgctataaagcccagctgtatttgtaaaacttgacttactttgaaacacaataaaatcggaaatattcaatatttagtcgccatataataaaaagaacattacacgttggctcgaagatatgaattttatgttctcgtggcaagaacaatatctcactcgtttgCCTCGCCCACtggtgagatattgttcttgccacgagaacataaaattcatatcttctcgccaccgtgtaatatcctctatatataggACCTGATACCAAAACCTATCGGCCACAAATATAACTTTAGACGAGCTCAGAGCCTGCCTTTGTTTAAAGGTAGAACGAAGCGTTTTTGTAACAGCTGTGTACCCAGAAGTGTGGCAATGTGGGACGATCACCCATAACCAACTACCATATTCTAGTTTGTGTAGAATTGTACGTTTGTATAGCCGTTACCTAATAGATTAGTTTttatatgttttttttgttaacttgagtttttcaatttgtcaaagtttatttgtaaaattgcCAATCATGTGCTGTAAtaaacttttattattattatttcgttcattcacacGATATGTTAATGTGGTTTGTAAACTAGGCATCGAGCCATGACCTATGGCCTTAGGTGTCTAGtgttcttctcaagattcttgccgTTCCCAACAAGGAGGCTTTTTGTAGTAATACCGTGCAATCTAGTCCAATGACACTTGGTACGACAATTACTTTTCGGCAGCTCCCGATTTTCCCAATCTCTCTTTTGaattcttggtatttttccattttctcttgttctttttccagcactctTGTATCAAAAGGGCACGTGACATCTATCACATAACATGATCTTCCTATTTTATCAAGAACAACTACATCAGGTCTATTATGCTCAATTTGAGCTGTTTGAATTCGGAAGTCCCATAACACCTTTACTTGATCGTTTTCTATAACTCCTTCAGGATCATGATCATACCACTTGTCTTTGCATGGGATGTTGAATTTCTGACAGAGTTTCCAATCGATAACTTGGCCTACCTTATCATGTCGCCACATTTTATACTCTCTTTGCGCCAATTTCTTACATTCCGCTACGATATGACTTACGGTCTCTTCTCGTTCTCCACATAACGGACACATCGGAGACACATCCTGTTTATCAATCCTGTTTTTAATGCTATTCATCCGTAATGCTTGGTCTTGTGCAGCAGTCAGCAgtccttcagtttctttttttagtatTCCCCTTTTTAACCACCCCCAGGATTCTGGGTCCCTTACTTGTTGCTTGTTGCTTTGTTCTTGTATTTAGACATTCTGTCTTCAGACACTTCTATTTTTGCAGGCCCCTCCTCCAAAATATTTTCATCCGATACGAAACGAAGTAATCTTTCCTTACTTTCTCCAATGTATCTAAACAGACTGCCCACTTCAATGTTCACACAGTCTTCTACACTTAATAATCCATGCCCTCCCGCTGCTCTTTTCACATACAGTCTATCTACGTCGGCTTGTGGATGGAAGGCTCTATTTATTGTCAGCAACTTCCTGGTTTTGCGATCCAATTTCCTCAGTTCATCTGTAGTCCACTCCACAATCCCTGCACTATATCTGATTATTGAGAAAGCTCTTGAGTTCATTGCATTTACCACATTTCCACCATTTAACTTTGACTTTAAATTTTCCTTATCCGTCTGAAGTATTCCT containing:
- the LOC138005297 gene encoding uncharacterized protein, translating into MNSIKNRIDKQDVSPMCPLCGEREETVSHIVAECKKLAQREYKMWRHDKVGQVIDWKLCQKFNIPCKDKWYDHDPEGVIENDQVKVLWDFRIQTAQIEHNRPDVVVLDKIGRSCYVIDVTCPFDTRVLEKEQEKMEKYQEFKREIGKIGSCRKVIVVPSVIGLDCTVLLQKASLLGTARILRRTLDT